The DNA window GCGCAAACACGGCGAGCTGGACATCAAAGAATATCATGTCGTCAGAACCCGCAATATGATCGATTGGGAGGTGGGGGCCGTCTGCACCGATACAACTTATCATGATGTTGACGTCACGCCCCATACGATAACCTGGTACAAGATTATTGCGGTTGATAGTGCCCTGAATCAATCCGACAGTTCCGGAATCAATCAGGCGACCCCGGCCACTTTCGACTGGCCGCTGTTGTTTGTGGATGAAACGAACGCCGGCGGCATCAACCCCACCGAATTCGCGCAAAAAGCATTTTATGACAGCATCCTGACAGAATTGACCTATACCCAGATGAACGTTGACACTATAAATCAGAATCCGACCCGCTGCGATTTCGGACAGTATAAAAGCATCTTCTGGATTGATGACGATAATGCCAATCATTATTTCGGAAGTGAGGTTTATGCCGCCGATTGGTACCTGAAATATGCCACCAATATGCTTTTGGCCGGTTGGAAGACCATCCATACCATAACCGGCCCCAGTTATCTTTATGCCGGAAACTTCTTCTATGACCATATGGGTCTTTCCAGGGTTGAGATCAGCGCCTCACCTAATTTCATTGGTGCTGATGGCGCGACCGGCTGGCCCGATCTGGAACTGAAGCAGGGTGAACCGCTCTATGGGCAGTTGTCTGATATCACCATATTTGAGAAGACTGCCGATGCTGAGGTAATCTATGCTTATCGGTCAAATATACAGGGTGGCTATTATGACGGCAAGCCGGTCGGGATCGCCTATAACACCGGTTTCGGAAAGAGGGTGGTGCTCGGTTTCCCGCTCTACCAACTGACTGAAACAAGTGCCCAGGCATTGGTGCAGAGGGTGCTGGCCTATTTTGCCGAGCCGACGCCGCACTATGGCGATGTCAACCACGATGGTCGGGTGAACATTCAGGATATTACTTTTCTCATCAATTACCTTTATAAGGGCGGCCCGGCTCCGAGTGTTCTTAATGATGCCGATGCAAACGGCGATTGCCGGATAAATATCCAGGATATCACTTATCTCATTAGATATCTGTATCAGAGTGGCGGCGCACCCGAACAAGGATGCGTGGAATAAACAAGATATGAATGAACGGCCGGGCAGTGCCGAAGAGGATGCCCGGCTGCAGAATATTGCCATTCTTAAAAGCTCACGATTAACAACGGAGTTATTTTCTCATACTCAATCCCGGGATTCAATCCCCGGCTCTACTATTGAATTGGTCATTTTCAATCACGAGAAATAAGGTCCTGTTATAGGGGGGATGAGTCTGAGGATCCATATTTTCCGGTCTTGCGGGCTGTCTTTAATCAGAGTACAAGGTAATCGTTTGATGGTCATTTGCAGTCAAGATTGTCTACGATTATAACTTATTGTGCATAAATGGTTTGACAACATGGAGCAATGTCAATATATTAAAACTGGATTCTTCCTCACTAAGTGTTGTCGCCATACATTCCTCGCGCTATGCTCAAGAGTAATCATTTTGCAAGAATTGCTGTTTAGCAGTTCCTCAACTTATAAACGTTGACGCCAATTGTAGCTGGAGAAGCAATTAGGCGAGAAGCAATAACAGTCGCCTCTGCAACTGCAGGGTTTTTGACGGTAATGATAACAAATTAATCTTACTTATCGGCGGGAGGACCGAATTATGCGTCGTAAGCTTCTTTTGATTACACTGGGGCTGCTCTTGATAGGCCGAATAGCTTTGGCCGGGGATTTATTCCTGGTAGGGATCGAAAATGCCGGTCAATTGAAATCGCTGAAGGAATTGGCGGGGCATGCTCATGGGGTAATCGGCGGCCGATTCCTGGTCGAGCTTGATAGAGATCAAGCGCAGAGACTTTCGGTCCTGGGCATTAGTCCTGAATTGGTGACAAGCAATTATGCGGGCGAGATGATTTACCTCGTTGCGCCCGAAAATCACCGTGATTCGGTTTCGCCGGAAGGGATATCCATTCTCTATTCGGCCGGGAATAGTCGCCTGGCCCGGCTCGAAAGCGGGCGGATTGCTCAACTGCGGGCCGATGGTTTCATCGTCAGCCCGATGAGCGACAAAGAGACCCCATTCTTCCTTGAATCGCCATTTTTGCCGGCCCCCTCCTTGGCCAGCTACCCCTGTGATACCCTGGCCAATCTTGTCAGCGTCGATTCGATTACCTCCTATATTCTCCGGTTGCAGGCTTTCTACAGCCGCTGTGTTTATTCCGACTCCATAGATGCCGCGGGAGAATGGCTCGAAAGCAAATTCCGTGAATTTGGCTATAGCACCGTATATCCGCAATGGTTCACGGGATTAGACCATTATGACGGCGGCACGGTAACAGCGTATAATGTCGTCTGCATCAAGCCTGGCACGACTCATCCGGATAAGTATATTGTTATTGGCGCTCATTATGATTCCTACCAGTGGCATCCCGAGGAC is part of the Candidatus Zixiibacteriota bacterium genome and encodes:
- a CDS encoding dockerin type I repeat-containing protein gives rise to the protein RKHGELDIKEYHVVRTRNMIDWEVGAVCTDTTYHDVDVTPHTITWYKIIAVDSALNQSDSSGINQATPATFDWPLLFVDETNAGGINPTEFAQKAFYDSILTELTYTQMNVDTINQNPTRCDFGQYKSIFWIDDDNANHYFGSEVYAADWYLKYATNMLLAGWKTIHTITGPSYLYAGNFFYDHMGLSRVEISASPNFIGADGATGWPDLELKQGEPLYGQLSDITIFEKTADAEVIYAYRSNIQGGYYDGKPVGIAYNTGFGKRVVLGFPLYQLTETSAQALVQRVLAYFAEPTPHYGDVNHDGRVNIQDITFLINYLYKGGPAPSVLNDADANGDCRINIQDITYLIRYLYQSGGAPEQGCVE